ACAACGTCTTTTTATTCCTCTTTCGTcccttctttctttcttttgaaacacattttcggtaaaattccataaaatcaaccttttcttttgtaaaactTTTCACGTGAACGGAGCGTGATCGCAAAAAATGCGTAACTAcactgaaagaaatttttacaaaatattccatgaatgaattttgtagTAACGATAACATTTTGGGGACACCAGATGACgtcgtttgtttatttacactgatattttgattaaaaatcgtggaagttttttcgtttttggtcaaaaattggttttaatttgagactttttgtccttaaagttgattttagtCCTGAaagtaaataagaaattttgttttttttttcgtgtaagaaataattaatttttttgtacctgAGTAATAAAAGATACCTGTTGATGGAAGGGATTGCAGTAATTTTCCATGATGattcttaaaaatcttttacaaaaatttaaaagatacaaaaattaaaattcttattagataaaaaattaaaatattattttttttcagtttcaatttttggcagttttgagttataaaatgattaaaaatgataaattagagccttctgacaaatttttatccatttggagcaagatttgacaaaaattgctttgacacagtttttgacatagtttttttgctcttgatttagttttcaaaacaaaactatgtcaaagaaaaaatttttttttcagtttcaattttttggcagttttgagttataaaatgattaaaaatgataaattagagccctctgacaaatttttatccatttggagcaagatttgacaaaaatggctttgacacagtttttgacacagtttttttgctcttgatttagttttcaaaacaaaactatgtcaaagaaaaaatttttttcagtttcaattttttttcagttttgagttataaaatgattaaaaatgataaattagagccttctgacaaatttttattcatttggagcaagatttgacaaaatggataaattagggcaaaaagtttttgacacagtttttttgctcttgatttagttttcaaaacaaaactatgtcaaagaaaaaattttttttcagtttcaattttttttcagttttgagttataaaatgattaaaaatgataaattagagccttctgacaaatttttatccatttggagcaagatttgacaaaaatgtcaaaaaaaaacggaaaatttttttcagtttcaattttttttcagttttgagttataaaatgattaaaaatgataaattgggctttgacacagtttttttgctcttgatttagttttcaaaacaaaactatgtcaaagaaaaaaatttttttcagtttcaattttttttcagttttgagttataaaatgattaaaaatgataaattagagccttctgacaaatttttatccatttggagcaagatttgacaaaaatgggctttgacacagtttttgacacatttttttttgctcttgatttagttttcaaaacaaaactatgtcaaaaaaaaattttttttttcagtttcaattttttttcagttttgagttataaaatgattaaaaatgataaattagagccttctgacaaatttttatccatttggagcaagatttgacaaaaatgggacacagtttttgacacagtttttttgctcttgatttagttttcaaaacaaaactatgtcaaagactgaaaaaaattttttcagtttcaattttttttcaaaaatgataaattagagcttctgacaaatttttatccatttggagcaagatttgacaaaaatggctttgacacagtttttgttttcaaaacaaaacacagtttcaattttttttcagttttgagttataaaatgattaaaaatgataaatttttgactcatttggagcaagatttgacaaaaatggctttgacacagtttttgacacagttttttttcaaaacaaaactatgtcaaagaaaatttttttttcagtttcaattttttttcagttttgagttataaaatgattaaaaatgataaattagagccttctgacaaatttttatccatttggagcaagatttgacaaaaatgggctttgacacagtttttgacacagtttttttgctcttgatttagttttcaaaacaaaactatgtcaaagaaaaaattttttttcagtttcaatttttttcagttttgagttataaaatgattaaaaatgataaattagagccttctgacaaatttttatccatttggagcaagatttgacaaaaatgggctttgacacagtttttgacacagtttttttgctcttgatttagttttcaaaacaaaactatgtcaaagaaaattttttttttcagtttcaattttttttcagttttgagttataaaatgattaaaaatgataaattagagccttctgacaaatttttatccatttggagcaagatttgacaaaaatgggctttgacacagtttttgacacagtttttttgctcttgatttagttttcaaaacaaaactatgtcaaagaaaaattttttttcagtttcaattttttttcagttttgagttataaaatgattaaaaatgataaattagagccttctgacaaatttttatccatttggagcaagatttgacaaaaatgggctttgacacagtttttgacatagtttttttgctcttgatttagttttcaaaacaaaactatgtcaaagaaaatttttttttcagtttcaattttttttcagttttgagttataaaatgattaaaaatgataaattagagccttctgacaaatttttatccatttggagcaagatttgacaaaaatgggctttgacacagtttttgacacagtttttttttgctcttgatttagttttcaaaacaaaactatgtcaaagaaaaattttttttttcagtttcaattttttttcagttttgagttataaaatgattaaaaatgataaattagagccttctgacaaatttttatccatttggagcaagatttgacaaaaatggctttgacacagtttttgacacagtttttttgctcttgatttagttttcaaaacaaaactatgtcaaagaaatttttttcagttttttaattttttttttcttataattgcACTTgtcatataatatttttattaaaaaaatattcaaaaataaaaaaaataattaaatttttctattcgtgtttcaataaatgatttttcttcaaataatattcatctatgactcaaaataaattctcaattcacaaaaaaaacatactaGTTCAGTTACATAAAATTGTAGAAAGCTCGACAGAGATCCAAATGACTCATCTTCAGATAGTCATGCAAAACAATGTAGCTCATCTTCAAATGTTCGTCTTTGCAGTTCGCATCAAAATCTGTCTCCATCTTAAGACGTTCCGCATGAGGAATCTCATAATTGTACAAATAATTGATCGTTCCTGCCATATCCTTGTATTCGTTAATGTTTTTCGCCAAATAATTcttcaaatcatcaaaatcacAGCGTTCCATTTCTCTACAAGTCGAGCGAGTGTCCATGCATCCCGACATCAAAGTTTCCAGTGTAGGCAATCTGCGGAACAAACGAATTTCTTGCGCCAAGGAAAATCCATTGTCATCGTCGAtcatgaaattctaaaaaaaaatcaaaattttagaagaaaattcagtcaaaaaaaaataatttacctcAAGATCCTTGCAATGATTGATCACACATTCAATTAAGGCAGTATTGCGAGGAAATGTTACGTGCCCTCCTTCGCCGGGAAGATCCAATTCTTTCAACTTCAAACTTTTGATGATCGGGAAAAATTTCGATTGGTTACGTTCCGGAAGGAAATTATTCGCATACAAAATCCCCAATTCTGTTATCTTAGGCGAAAGTTGGGCcatttgagtgaaaaaatacTCGCTCAAGTGACGAAATCCCTCGCCTTTAAAATAAACGCTCTTCATGTCTGGCAAAAAAGGCCATGAAAGTTGTGGCGAATGAAGAATTTCGGGCTTTGTTTCGATCGCAAGTATCTCGAGAAATTTCAAATCTTTGAGCGAAAAGtgattcaaatcaaaaattgtcaagactgagatctaaaaatgacgaaaaattaataattttctttgaaaaaatgattttttttacctttgattttccaaaagtcaattttttcaactttggcATGTGTTGAcaaattgcaacaaaatcTTCGTCAGTCAATTTCCACACCATAACGTCCAAAATCTCACATTTGGGGAACATTCGGAAGAGTTTATCTGCATTCGTGAGTGTCTTTTGTAGTTGATAAGGTCCAGAAATCTTCAAATTggaaacattgaaaaatttaatagtcgAATGTAAGGATGTGAATTGCACCAAGCCATGTTCGTAACTAATAAAAAGTTCCAAATcctgaagaaaattgaaattttaataatttttaaaaattttgtaacaataaaaataccgTCAAATAGCTGAATTCCCTCAATGGAGCAATGTTGAGTACTTGTCCATGAATTATCGCTTCAGTTACGTCATTCGCCTTTAATTTAGCTTCTCCGCAATAGTTGAAATTCGATGTCAATGTGATAGAATCCGTTCCGGGATCATCCTTGACCAACATGGTATC
The sequence above is drawn from the Culicoides brevitarsis isolate CSIRO-B50_1 chromosome 1, AGI_CSIRO_Cbre_v1, whole genome shotgun sequence genome and encodes:
- the LOC134830344 gene encoding uncharacterized protein LOC134830344; its protein translation is MKRKVTLEDYGFETPKRMKSSCEISDLPREMLREIFKSLPASDRLNARMVSQFWMEMLNKYFPKDNAIEITGSMDFSPTGRLYKTFEARLNLTKAKRGFARLRIVRMPPGQKFIDLINFLKLIGDEIRQLEICSFSAPKSLKILFESLPILETLIVSHEELLIDLKFVPKLNSVKLCSQLTKLQKLTEIQKIASVKRFSTESLFIKQNINVLEPFLTPRMKILLDTMLVKDDPGTDSITLTSNFNYCGEAKLKANDVTEAIIHGQVLNIAPLREFSYLTDLELFISYEHGLVQFTSLHSTIKFFNVSNLKISGPYQLQKTLTNADKLFRMFPKCEILDVMVWKLTDEDFVAICQHMPKLKKLTFGKSKISVLTIFDLNHFSLKDLKFLEILAIETKPEILHSPQLSWPFLPDMKSVYFKGEGFRHLSEYFFTQMAQLSPKITELGILYANNFLPERNQSKFFPIIKSLKLKELDLPGEGGHVTFPRNTALIECVINHCKDLENFMIDDDNGFSLAQEIRLFRRLPTLETLMSGCMDTRSTCREMERCDFDDLKNYLAKNINEYKDMAGTINYLYNYEIPHAERLKMETDFDANCKDEHLKMSYIVLHDYLKMSHLDLCRAFYNFM